In Cinclus cinclus chromosome 1, bCinCin1.1, whole genome shotgun sequence, the sequence GATGATAACGTGGAAAAAAAGTAACTCCTCACTATGCACTGAAACTCTGTGGGGGAAAGTAAATCCATAGCTACTGTAGGAGCTGATATGATAGACAAAAAAACTGATGGTTTTATAAGCAAAAATAAAGTCTACTTAGTAATTTGTGAAAGGTAGCTCCTCTTTGCAAACTTTTAAATATGGGAAATAATTGCCTtgaatctgcatttttaaacatcCAAATTGGTAAAGTCTAACTAACACTGTTCTACTAATGTTTGTCTTATTACTGAAAATCTCAAAAATTACCTTGATAAATAAGATTCCCTCTAACActgtctttttttattgttagaAAGTAAGGCATTACATTATTCTTGTTCAAGAGACGTGTGTGGCTGACAAAGTTCCAGCCTCAACGCTGACCCAAATACAAAACTTTTTTGCTTATTTGTGCATTTTTAGTGAACAAAGACATTAATTTATATAATTCACTTCATTAATTAGTATTCTATTCCCTCTTAATTATTGATTTATTTCTCTTCGTGCTAATCCCACATCCTTGGttctttctttatctttttctcaGACAGGCTCCAATTTTCCAGGCCTTAATCTCCTCTGTATCTTCTGGTTACTCTAATGTCTGTGAATGGCCATATAAATATAAGATCCCAGATGCCAAATCTTCAAATTTCTTTGGCTTTGTTTATTGAAGATTGTCTGGTTTAGTTTTAACAAAATTAAGGTTTCAGTGATTTAATGATCAAAATAGGTGTGTGAAGAAACTCAACTGGTGTTGGCTAAAAGAGGGCACTACTTACAATTAGTTAAAACAACTAAGTAAAAATTAGTTAGGGAAGTTATGTAACTTCTAACATTTTCTGCATCATTTCCTACCATAATATGGAAAAAATCTGTCTAACATATATGATACAGTCTATAATACACCACAGGCATTTGAGAAAAGTAGTGTTTATGGAGAAAATGTTACTTGAACCATTTTTTGTACATACACAATTAATGCAGACACCCCTCTTTGTCCAGTATTTCATAAATGCATTCAATGCAAGACTCTGAACTGCAGTTCTGTTTACCCCTAAAGCAGAAGTGGTACTGAAAGGAAACCAAACTTACAGTCTGGCAACTCTGACAGGATAACAGTTTTTAGTAAGAATGTTGTAAACTCAAGGATCTGATAAACAAGGAAATTTTgccttagatttttttcttgcctcGAAGTATAAAAtggttttgtgattttttttttttaattatagttTACTGTTCAAAAGCTTTGCCTATGTCTAGACTTTCTTTGTTTCCAATATGAAGGCATTACAAGAAACTTGCAACAATGTGGTAACTTACTATAAATCAGTTTTATTAATGTAAAACAGAGGcattcacaaagaaaaaaatttctgagCAATTTACAGTTAAGGGAAGCAATGGGCAAGCCAGACAAATGTAGAATAGatactgaaatacaaaataatcaaaaatagGCACGTGTGGCTGATGTGTTTCAAAGAGGTAGTAAATAAGCTTGGCTTCCTTGAAGACTTTGAGAAAAACAGTATTGGAATATGGGAAAGAGTTCAGGCTAGATGGActgacaaaataaatacaaaaataacacAAGGATGTTCATTAAACTTATGCTTAGTATGCTTAGTATGCTTATGCATGCTTAGTGTGGTCTGACATGGTAACAGTAGATGTCTAAGAATAAAACAATGGAATTGTCAGCAATTCTGCATTTGAAGAAACTGGTGTGTTTTCAGCAAAAGGGACAAATATAAGGAGGGGAAAATAGTTTCAATCATTGAAAGTGCATTGCATCATGGGTACAAAAGACAACACAATGAATCTGACAAAAGGTGTCTAGAGAGTCACAGCACTCCAGGAATCAGCAGCATATCATGTTCTATTTTGAACACAGCATATCATCAACAGCAGCTTATTCTGCAAAAACACTGACCACTTCTATAGCACTGAGCATTTATTCTACTCTTATTGGAGGGGACCAATTTAGAGGGGCTATTTAATGGACCCACTTCATTTCCAAactgctgccaagaaaaaaatgagggtCAGATGGGAGCTCCTgacacaaaacagaaacatgttTAATAACACTTTGTAAAGCTTTCAAGCCATTGCCCCTTTCTGTGAATGTTATCTTTAAGACTGAAAGTAAAGGGTTTTGCCAGGAACCAAAATCATGATTTACAAAAATTACTTCTACTGTAAGCACCAAAATCATATTTTCCTAAAACAAAAGTGATACATCAGCCTGGTACATGGCCCACAAACTAAGAATTGAAACCAGCTGTGATAGTTTTAAGTACCATGAGACAGAAAAACTAATATTCCAGTTGCTGGACATGATGGAGTACATCCAGTGATAAACCCAGTTGCTCTACTAACCAAACAGTCTGCTTTTTAACCCAAGCAAGGGCTGACTTTTCAGGATCTGTGCAGAGGTTTGCCTTGCTGCACTCAGACTGCCAGGAACCAGCCTCACCATTATTCCTACAAATGTTTTTACTGGAGCTGCCAGAGTCTTTGTGTTTTCCATCTTCAACTTCTTTGTactctgtcccagctgtgtgaTTAAGGTCCATGTCCTGAATTGAGTCTAAAATGTGTCCAAGATGTGGTTGTTGCTGTTCTTCAGTAGAATTCAGATACTTAAGCACATCATCTTCATGCTTTCCAACCACATCAAGAAGATTATTTATCATACTTAAAGCAGAATCATGTCCATTAAAATGACACCAGGATAGGAGAGCACTGAAAAGTGAACAATAACAAAAGTGATTATATTCATCTACGTAGATCACCAGTTGGTGGAGGTAGATAGCAATGTGACAAGGTATCTATGAATCATAAATACATTTTGTATAATTCATGTTTTATGGAAAATTCAGGCAGTAGAACTAAATATTAAGCTTAAATATGTAGATTCAGACAATTCTGGAAGAGCAactgaaagagattttttagaaataatacTTCTACACCAAGGTAGGCATTCCCTGTTTTCAAGTTCTGGGAATTCTCAGGTGGCTCACTTTGGACAGTTTTAAAacatgagggtttttttgtttggggccggtttttgtttgttttttggttggctGAGTTGGATTTTtagttaaaacaaacaaaaacctgcaTGTGTGTTCCCCTGTACACACCCTCCATGTACACTTGACCTTAAGGAGTTTGTAACCTACTTCAGGGTTCCTTTGAACTGGCCACATGTAATCATCAGCTCGGCACCTTGTCTGTAACCTTGATTAAAGCCTGTCTGGAGCGCAAGTTCTTTCCCGGCTTCAATTCCATCCCTGTAGCCTTCCTGTAACAAGAGCAGTAAAACAGGTTGTTCACAACATGACAAAGTGGACCTCTGGCAAATacataacaataataataaagaagTTTCAACAAGTATCAAGTATTCACTCTCTTAAATTACAGCTTCTATATGTGAACATCCTTCACAGCTACATCCCCACTACCAAACCAAAACAGGCTTGTTGCAGTGTATTATTATTTACTGACCTGTAGGATGTAGTTTTTTACTTTACCCAAAAGGATCCCCAGAAAGTGAGAAAATAGGGAAACTTCctttagaaaaatcaaacaaagaAAGCATGCTTGCTTTTTGTGATTACCAACTCCTTTGTGAGGAACAGACTTAGAAATACCACACAGACTTCTTTTTTCAGTCTAAAAAAGATATGCAGACTGCCAAGCTTCCCCTTTAGCAGAGGTACTCTCCTATATGTAATCCATCTACATGGAATCCATTTATTTGCACAAAACTGCTGACCATTGCTCCTTTATTTGCTGGATCTCACTCTATTTAAGAGTTAAACCACAAAAAGAGACGGTGACTGAATCACATATAAATACACTTCACATTAGGACTGCTTTATTTAAGTAAACAGATAATGATTGTAATGCAAATTACTTTCTTTGTATTATAACATTACATAGAATAATTCTTAACTTTTTTCACACCAAAACTGCAAGCTGCGAAAACTCCTATTTGCTCATGGTGGTCTTGCTAGAAAAGTAGTATGGaacagaaaaaattactttgccCAACATACAACTCAAACTTCAATAACACTTCATGATTTTGCAGTATCTACTCAAAAATATCAAAGGGAATTCTGTAAGAACACTGAACAGTACCTTAAGAAAAACAGTCTTTTCAAGGAAACTACACCAGGTCTGCTGTAATACCATTCCTCATCAAGTGCCTACACACAGTTTCCATCCATGACCTTCAGCCAAAGGCTGCTCAACTGGGAGCAGAGGAGCCCTACTGGCCCTGCTAGGAATGACACAGTATCAGTCGAACAGATCTGTTTATGAGCTTGTTTTGCTCCCTGCAGAACTGCAGAGAGGCGACGGTTGTGGAAAGcagttttcataaaaatatatatttcactaacaaaataaaacagcctACACAGACCACAACACCTAATTGTGGTTACACATGGAGTCACACATCTTACAATTTGACTGATGAGTAACTCTACTCAAAACACCAAACACCTCACATTTCTTTATTAGCACtgttcagctctgctgccctaCATTTACCAGGGGTATACCTGCAAGCACAAAGCAAGTAGCTTGCACCACAACTCAGCACTGCCTTTTATAAATGCACATGGCTGTGCAGAGGGAGCCAATGTCTTCACGTAAAATAGTACTTTGCTCTGGTGACTACTAAGAAGTATTTATGTATATTTCTGCCGTATTTTCGTGATATTCAGAAGAAAGTACGCCACAGTAACTTTTAAGTggctacttttatttttccctttaaatcaTTCACATATATATCACGTTATGGGTCAGTAAATCTAAAGTGGCtaaaaagaacataaaatcaTTTTTATAGAAATACCTTCAATCTCTTTTTCATAGCGCTGTTCCATTCTTTCTGTAGTAGATACATCTCATCTGCATCTTCATCAAATACATCCTCACTGGATTGGCTGACTGCAACTTGTACCCAGGACATAACAGCAGTGCCCTATGACCCTGTTTATGTGGtaaaaaaacactgagaaactCTCAGAAGTGCCTCTGGTGAAGTGTTAGGAGTATTGGCAAAAACCGTGAGTTCCAAAGAGAAGTCAGGTATGGAGCTGATTATTCAAGCTGTACATGGGAACTCGGTGCTGTGTACCATTGGGGTGCATCTGTCAAGAAAAGGCAGTCAGATCATCATTCATAAAGTAACTTCTGAGATATGTTAGGACAACTTATGATGGTTCTTTTCCATCTTATGGCACTGACACACACGTGGATGccaaagcagcatttctgaatACTGCCAGTTCAAGGACAGCTGGCAAAAACAACTTTATGAGTTGATTCCCACAGCAGCTGACAAATAGTCCCATACAGCCTCCATGTGGTGCCCTAAGCTATACACGCAGGTTGTAGATATACACACAGTTCTGTGTATTTGTACTGAGCACACAATTTACTACACATAAGTTAGCACCTGCAGACGTTAACAGCTGGAAAGTACTTTCACCTTCGACTTACAGAGTTCTGGTTATGCCAAATACTTAACTGTcttacaaaacagaaacagtCCTTCCTAATTTGAATAAAGAATTAGCAAGGGCTGCTGCAGTGGAAAGGAGAAGTTTTCAGATTATTTAATCTTTTCCTACGACGAAAACCTTTGAGAAAGCGTCTCACAACTGATTAACTCGCATCGCTGTAAACTGTTACTCCGTCCCTTGCGGAGACACCGGCAGCTCACAGAGAACCCGGGGCTCTGGGACACAAGTGGCGGAGGCCCCGCAGGCTGCGCTGGGCAAGCGGGACATCCCCCGGCCCCACACCCGGCCCGGGCCGCTGACAGCGGCCAGGCCCAAGCCGCCATTTCACGGCCACGCCCGTACACAGCCCCCCCAGAAGCGGCCGCGCCGCTGGAGCTCCTTCTCCCCCGCCCGGCCACAGACgctgcctcccctcccctcccctcccctccccgcgCTGCTCGCACAGCCGCTGCCGCCAGCCCGGCCCCGCACACTGACCCTCACCGCAGTCCCCAGCACACCGCGCCCTCTCGCCGCTGCGCTCAGCCGTCTCCACTGAGGGCACACGCACGCCGCTACCGGCGGAAGTAATTGGGCAGCAACGGCCATGTTGGACAAGGGCAAATTCCGCGGAGGCCGCAGGGAAACAGCCGCCATCTTCACCATCGCCACTCTAACGGCAGAGCCCTTCGGGGACACTGGGGGCGCCATCTTGACTgagggcacagctccctgcagggggcgggcggggcgggggacACCGGGGGATACCGGGGGACACCGAGGGATAccgggggacaccgggggaTACCGGGGGATACCGAGGGATAccgggggacaccgggggaTACCGGGGGACACCGAGGGAtaccggggacaccgggggatACCGGGGGACACCGGGGCGGCGTCTCCTCATCCCAGCATCGCCTCCCCTTTTTCTCAGGAGGGAGCGGCATGTGGCTGCCTCGGCCTCCCGCTGTGACTTCAGGACAGCCCCAGGATAAACGCCTTCTTCGGTGCACGAAGGTTTTCATTGTCTTTTCAGTTATAAACGctggaattaaaaacaaaacaaaaaaaaagaacaaaaaaaaacccaaaccaaaacaaacaaacaaaaaaaaagaaaccgTAAGCCTTGTAGCCTTGTTGACTTCACAATCGCCGTCAAGCACTTTATGTGAAGTATGCCCTTAAGCTATCCTGTATAACACCTAAGACCAGGTATTACAATGATAAAtcctttttaatataaaagGTGCCAGCGGGAGTCAAGTGTTGCATCGCTGACTTTGACTAGAGAAAACAGGAATATCCTATTTATACTTGACAGAAATAAATCATCAATACGACAGCGTTGGTGCCTGCTGCATTAGGCTTATGAGCATACGTTTAAAGCTGATTAATCTTCATGAGCTCGGAATACATCAAGCCTGAATGCAAGCTGCGTGTTTCTGCGAATTGCCAGAGGCTGTGCAGTGAACGCCGCCGTGCTCTGAGTGCCCCTGGCAGCCGGGACACCCGAGAGGCCGATTCCCCATGGGACCACATTCCCACAGCCACTGCCGGGTACTGTCCTCTCTCCTGTCCCAGGAGTGGCTGGCGACATTCCTCGCAGCAAGGCTTGGGACGCTGCACGGACCGCAGCAGGgcctctctgtgctctgcaggtaCCAGGAGATGGGTGAGCGTGTGCTGCAAACTGTGCAGCCACTGCactccctttccctcctttctgctctgcagacagCCTGTCTTCCTGCTCATGGCCCATCTTGGATGCTCGCTGATGGTTGAATGCCAAAGTACGAGTAGCCAAGCAACCCAGATCTGTCTAGAAGTTCGTGTGTCAAGTGTCAAAATTACACTGGTGCCTCTGGATGGCCACAACTGCGTATCAGTTCCTCAGCAGTTACTACACGTCAGTGACTCTGGATTTCCTCGCCCACTTCTGTCACCTCCAACTCCCACTCAGGAAGCCATCATGAAGAAGAAGTTTCCCAGATTCACACTATCAGTTTAAATGTCTTAAATTTAACAAAGTTGGTCATCCCACACAGATATTTAAGAATGAGTCCTTAtaattgtgggaaaaaaataattaagaaatcCTATTTCCACTCCTATCTGTTAGGTATGGGCGAATAATTAGGTGAAACATTGTAAACATAGGGCAACATTGTTGGGATATGAAGTACAGTTGCAACTTGAAGACAATTTGATTCTATGTTGATGGCCTGGACAGGAGTGCTGGGATTGAAGGTGAGGTGAGGTGCCTCATGGTGTGGATGCTTTCCACACTTAATGTGTGTTCCAAATGGGGCGATGCCTGTGTATTATGGTGACACTCTGTCAGGACAGACACCAGAAGATCAAAATGGGAGAACAATATTTCACTGGCTAAAAACCAGTTTGGATATTTTTGCGCAATAAAGTCACCTGAAATTGTAAAAAACAAAGTAGTTGGCCTGTGATCCATTGTGACGTTTGCCACTGCCACATCTGTGTTTTTGCTACTGCCATATCAGGCTTAGGATATCTGATATACCAAAGGTACTTCTGGAAAATGAGCATGTGTGTCGCAGTAGCTACTCTCTGCTTTCCTGGTATACTGGGGAGAGCTTCTACAGGGGTCAGTACACAGTCAGAGCTTAGTACTACCAAGAGATTTCAGGAGATTATTACACAGGAATCCTGTCAGCTTCATCTAAGCAGTAAGGTTTGCCATTAAGCAGTCACCACAAGTGATCTCCAAAAGTGAAATATATGAACGTGGTGTCATAGGGTGTTGCTTTGCACCATTTTTGCTGCATATAATGCTTCAGATAAAGCATTGCTTCTATTCAGATCATTATTATACAACTCTGTTCTCTCAAACAGAAATGGATGGGAGATTTTGACATAATGCAGACACCTCAAGATTTCAAACTTTTTTGAAGGGCGATTGATTACCTTGGCCAGGACTTGTATATGGGCCAGTCTGTGGGGCACATTCCTTTCATTGTCACTACAGCAGTTTCTGTTGTTGTGTGCTGTTGTCTCTGGCAGGATTGAGCAAAGCCTTTGTGGAAGACCCACAGACAGAGGACTATTTATGCTGTAAATAGTTCTCTAGTCATGCAGTGCTTATGGACTGGCAGAGCCATGTTTCATTGACTCCAGCTTTGGGAGTAATATGATCCTTTTAAGAAATCACAGCTCCTAAATGGCATTTGGATAAATTTCAacaacatttaaataatttaaacattgAAATGTTTACTTGTCTTCTATAGTAAGCAAGAcaaaaacat encodes:
- the YAE1 gene encoding protein YAE1 homolog isoform X2, with amino-acid sequence MSWVQVAVSQSSEDVFDEDADEMYLLQKEWNSAMKKRLKEGYRDGIEAGKELALQTGFNQGYRQGAELMITCGQFKGTLNALLSWCHFNGHDSALSMINNLLDVVGKHEDDVLKYLNSTEEQQQPHLGHILDSIQDMDLNHTAGTEYKEVEDGKHKDSGSSSKNICRNNGEAGSWQSECSKANLCTDPEKSALAWVKKQTVWLVEQLGLSLDVLHHVQQLEY
- the YAE1 gene encoding protein YAE1 homolog isoform X1, whose product is MAPPVSPKGSAVRVAMVKMAAVSLRPPRNLPLSNMAVAAQLLPPVAACVCPQWRRLSAAARGRGVLGTAVREGYRDGIEAGKELALQTGFNQGYRQGAELMITCGQFKGTLNALLSWCHFNGHDSALSMINNLLDVVGKHEDDVLKYLNSTEEQQQPHLGHILDSIQDMDLNHTAGTEYKEVEDGKHKDSGSSSKNICRNNGEAGSWQSECSKANLCTDPEKSALAWVKKQTVWLVEQLGLSLDVLHHVQQLEY